The following are encoded together in the Streptomyces tsukubensis genome:
- a CDS encoding SDR family NAD(P)-dependent oxidoreductase has protein sequence MSTNSTTTDVTATATATGAEFAGRTAFVTGAASGIGFATARQLGAAGASVVIADYNADGARKAADELKAEGIVAAAVTVDVTDPESVRAAVQFAVDTFGGLDLAVNNAGIGGQSAPTGDYDIDSWNRVVRTNLDGVFYSMRHELPVMAAAGRGAIVNTASILGSVGFAGSPAYVAAKHGVVGLTKAAGIEYAAKGVRVNAVGPGFIETPLLKGMEKEAYDGLVALHPAGRLGTSEEVAELIVFLLSDRASFIQGSYHLVDGAYTAR, from the coding sequence ATGAGCACCAACAGCACCACCACTGACGTCACCGCCACCGCCACCGCCACCGGCGCGGAGTTCGCCGGCAGGACCGCGTTCGTCACCGGGGCCGCCTCCGGCATCGGGTTCGCCACCGCCAGGCAGCTCGGCGCGGCCGGAGCCTCCGTCGTCATCGCCGACTACAACGCGGACGGAGCCCGCAAGGCCGCGGACGAGCTGAAGGCCGAGGGCATCGTCGCCGCCGCCGTCACCGTCGACGTCACCGACCCGGAGTCGGTCCGCGCCGCCGTCCAGTTCGCCGTCGACACCTTCGGCGGGCTCGACCTCGCGGTGAACAACGCGGGCATCGGCGGCCAGAGCGCCCCGACGGGCGACTACGACATAGACAGCTGGAACCGCGTCGTCCGCACCAACCTCGACGGTGTCTTCTACTCGATGCGCCACGAACTGCCCGTCATGGCCGCCGCGGGTCGGGGCGCGATCGTCAACACCGCGTCCATCCTCGGCTCCGTGGGCTTCGCGGGATCGCCCGCCTACGTGGCCGCCAAGCACGGCGTCGTCGGCCTCACCAAGGCCGCGGGCATCGAGTACGCGGCCAAGGGTGTACGGGTCAATGCCGTGGGCCCCGGATTCATCGAGACCCCGCTGCTCAAGGGCATGGAGAAGGAGGCCTACGACGGCCTCGTCGCCCTCCACCCGGCCGGCCGCCTCGGCACCTCCGAGGAGGTCGCGGAGCTGATCGTCTTCCTGCTCTCCGACCGCGCCTCGTTCATCCAGGGCAGCTATCACCTGGTCGACGGCGCCTACACGGCCCGCTGA